A stretch of DNA from Juglans microcarpa x Juglans regia isolate MS1-56 chromosome 5D, Jm3101_v1.0, whole genome shotgun sequence:
GAAAAGTTCAAAAAAGTTCCGTACAAAGCTTGAGGAGCTGACCAGAGTGACGAAGAAGAACTTTGAGAATCTGGTTTCGGCGTTGGAGAATGGCTTAGAAGATGTGCAATCCCAGGTGAGGAGATCACGGCCTGCAAGTTGCAGCAAGTAAACAAGGCCGAAAAAGGAAAGGAGTAGGAAGCAGAATAAGAAGACCTCGAAAGGTGATCGAGGAAAATAATTAATGGGCTTGTTTGTGATAGGCACTTTACCTgtattaaaatgatatatatgtaaATCTGTTTTAAGATCAAGGTGCATCAAAACTAAGAATCAAACATAGGAGTACTAGATTTTTGATATGACAATAATATTAGACCActtgttgttttatgttttGACGATATTTCAGGCTACCCAGGGGAACTTGTCCTCTTTGTTTCTGTTTAATAGATCTGGATGATCACCAAAACAAAATGTTGCTTTATCAAAATCCTACGGATAGTAGCGCAGGTTGAAACCTAAGATTTCCCATATATTTGCAACTAGTGGCTGCAGGTTTTACTAATAAATTGACTTTGACATGGTTCAATTCAAGTGACTAGCAAATGGAACATTTAGCAGTTTGGAATAGCAATTTAAATCAACGAACTTGGCATTCTTTGCTGTATATACAAAATGTGATCAGCGCCAACTGGAATATTAGTCAAGACAGAGTATTGCCCGGAGCaaacacaaaagaaatataCCATCCTCTTAAGACAGTATATAAGGTAGATCAACATCCGTGTTGGTCCAATCCCATGCCTCAGCCGTAACAATACCGATCATAGATAGGAGTATGTACATAGTGCTAACTTCTACAGCATAGTTGGAACATGCACGGGAACAAGATCATAAACATGTCGTGGGATTTGTGGAGATATGagataagtaaaataaacttCTTCCACCATCATTGCTCTTGCATGCATAAATTCCGTTTtgtaatttacataaaaatccaaaaacaaaatatcaacaaaaatgCAAACTGATGTTTACAAGAACTAAAGACTGACCGTTACTCCACGCATTCCCTTTTCTCCATCTGCGGCATTTCATGTTCTCGCAATCCAAAGGCTCGGATTGAAAGTGGACTTGCCAGGCCTCTTTGCGGCTTCTAAAGCTACCTCAACATCTCAAGTATAAACCAAGCAAACTCACATTCACAAGCTTGGTCTTGAGCCAACACGATAGGCATATTCTGGTAAAATCCCTTCTCAGTTTTTATCTAGCCTAACCTCTTTTTTCCCTTGCTTTAAGGAGTTATGCCTGGAACCAGTGGGATAGGCGGCTTGGGCTTCTTTGTTTTCTCCACCAATACAGCTTGGGTACTTAGAACCACCCCAGCAACTGACACTGCATTTTGAAGTGCACACCTGGAAACACGACAAGGATCTGCAACTCCAGCACTTAGAAGATCTTCATATCTGCCTGTCATTGCATTGTACCCAGTTTTCCAATCAGAAATTCTAGTCTTCTCTACAACAATGTCTCCATCAACTCCTGCATTAGTGGCAATTAACTTTGCAGGTTCAACGAGCGCCTGAAATTAACATCAGCAATAGTTCAACAATTAACATCAGCAATAGTTCAACAATCCGAAAAGTAATATGCCAAATAGCAAATGTAAATTGACATTTCCAAAGTTAAGCagaaaaatctgaattttaCACTATTTGACCACACActtcaaacattaaaaaaaaaacaacaatccCCAAGAAACAGCTTATAAGAAAAGAACAGACCTTAGACGAGGGACAAGCTAATTCTCTCAACTGTCCTTTGCAGAAAGAGATATGGATCCCCTAGAGCTCTTGACCGAACTCTAGGACCTAGAGTGAGAGATAGATAAACATATGAAGCAGACCCCACAGCATTTATAGCTGTCAGAGTAAATTACCTCTAAATCCTACAGGGCCCACTTCATGTGTCTATCTCTTTCCCACTCTAGGCCGTATAGTTTAATCAAGAACTCTAGGTGATCTCCATCCTGCAGCAACAACTATGTTAACTGTTTATTGCAACTTCCTCACAGCATAACTACTGCAAGTTTGTAGGTGACACATATAGACCCAATCTTTCAACTTAAAGTCCTATGCTCACAATTGATACCATCATACCAGGCAATCTCTGTTATCTAGGCGTGGGTACTGACCCTTTCAGATCGGCTGGCTGTTGCCAGTCATTTTTTGCTGTCAAACTGATAGAGATCAGAAGCAGGAGGACTCCCTGAACAAACCTACACTCTTAGTTTGTCCGAACTGAGTAGGCAACAATGGCTGTCAATCAGTTGTTGGTCAATTCGATGGAGGCGACTTGATGGTAGTAGGGATGTGACATCTTGTATCCCGCAAACAGGTCATGCCAAGTCTATCAGCAGGAATCTGAGATCTAAAACCACTGCCACAATCCCGGCAACAAACTATTTGGTGGATGTTGGAGGTTAGTTTTCCAATACACGATTTTCGACCACCAACCCAACCCCTGTCAGAAACAGATTTCCTTTACAGGCTACCATGTGAGCAGTGGCTTAAACTAAACATTTTGGGTGGGGATTGATCAGAACTATCAAGCAGGTGTTGGCCATCCAAGATTTTGTCCATCCCTGACTGTACCAGCTATCCTTAAGAACATTGATTTCAAAgaacatcttttttttaataaaagagaaacTTTATTGATTCGCTCTCGCTGAGGTGGAGGAACTACCATTGACagtaaacaaataaacaatgaaTCAAGAGCATTTTCAAAGAACATCTTTATTAACTACCctttccaaaacaaaatattgttttgatcaATCAATAACCGAagtatattcaaataaaatatgaaagagaATTTATCTGCCATGTCACCGTGAATTCCTATGACCGGGAGAGAAAGGATAGTCGGAGATAAAGGCAGAATTATGTGTTTTATAACAAATACACgtaagaagaaaaattctacttaaatATAGCCTATGAGAAGAATGTGTTTTGTAGCACCAAAACATATGAGAAGAACGTTATCATAAGTACACCAAAGATGTAAAGCTTTATCAGTTTAGCATCAAAGCCATTGAGTCAAGagcttattttttcaaatttacagGTTTTCAAAAAGTCCTGTCAAACTCAATCAAATGGACCTGCCCACAGTTTGGCACAGAAGTTGCTTAGGCTCAAGTTCATTCTCAAGGCAACTCTCATATCCTGATTGGTGATTCAGTGCAACTACAATAACACAAGGAATCAGAAAAAGGCCAACTTGGGGggcatattttcaattttatttctcttcacCATAGCGAGAATCTCTAGATTCAAATTGAACAAATATGCCCGGTATTAGATGAAGGCCACCTTAGGACAGTTCTAATCAAATCCTTGCGATCTGACATAAAttaagaagagaagaaaaacaagccatcaaaataaaaatgaatagatGCCACACCTTTGCCACAATCTCCGCACCAATCTGCTCATCTGGATCTTCCATAGAATTCTTTATGATGGGAATCAGCTCTGAGAGATGTACATATGTGGCACCACCACCAGGCACTAATCCTTCATCCATGGCAGCAAATGTGGCATTCTTTGCATCTTCAACTCTGAGTTTCCGATCTTCAAGTTCCACCTCAGTGTGTGCTCCTACCTGGTTCCATGCACTTTGAGTAAACACAACAATAGGCAAACAATCATGACTAGAAGTTTTGAATGGCCAGCATGAACTTCTAAAATTCCAATTAtcacaaatagatttttttttttttttttttttttgggcattgGGTGTCCGGGAACATCATCCCGACTAATTttgggggtgcacaggccctcggcaaggagtttcccgcaagtgcacctcaggtaattcaaggaaaaaatcccCCAGTCAAATGGACCCTTGAGATTGTTTGTAcctaaggggatttgaaccttagacctgaggGAAGCATACCCCCACACCCAAGGCATTGACCACTTGAGTCAACCTCTAAAGGTTGTTCTCTATTGTTTGATAAGTCATATATTCTTCATCCCAcatatcttttttgtttcaCCTCTAGTAATAAATCTCCCTTCAACCACAATTTTCTTACactaaaatttcatattacTTCAGACTGGTGAAAATTTTGCAGTAGAGAACACTAAGTTTATGAATTCAATCAGATTTAAGAGATATCATTATAATGGATTTTTCACCATCTTTACCTCTTCACAAAATGCTGTTAAATTAGGATAATTGGAATCAAACTATTGTACCTCCAAATTAggtattaatttttcaaaataagtccAAGATTGACACGTTTGTAATTTATGAGCCTATTTACACAAAAAAGAAGTGGCCTTTAAGGttataatcaaaatttattgtTGCTTTTCATGATAAcgtgaaatattttgaaaactgaTTCAACTTAATTGAGTTTcaaaattgcaaatataaagCCTTGTCACTATTTTACAAGACAGATAAATAATGAACGTGCTATCCAGGAAGAAGACACTATTGTACTAGGTTTCtcagaaaataatattaagaaatggCATTTTTTTGCATATTGCAAACCTTAATCACAGCCACTCCGCCAGATAGTTTAGCAATTCTTTCTGAGAGCTTCCTTGACAAGTATGCATTATCTGTTTCTGCTAGATCCTTCTTGATCTGCAAAATTCTTGCCTCAATTTCAGCCTTAGTAGTTGGATCAGCCACTATGGTTGTTGAATTACTGGTTATGATTACTTTTCGTGCAATGCCAAGCTGATCCGAGGTTGCACCTTCAAGTGTCAAACCCAAGTCTCCCGAGAGAAAATCAGCACCTAATGATGTTCATATCAGGTCACTGAGAAATAGGAGCTGAAATGGTAATCTCGTCTTAAAGAAAGACCatttatgaaaaatgcaatAGAGTCTGTGCAAAGGCATAGGACAATGATGCTTAATTTCCAGTGGAAAAGAAGGCAGCCAGGGAAGTTTGAGAGATGGTCCTGTAGCacacaataacaaaaagaaaaaagaatatagcAGCAAACCTATAGAAATTATTGTACTCAACTGGTCTGGAAAGAAAGCTACATTTTTGCAGTTTCTATATTCCCTcgtcataaaataaaaagtatggAAAGTGCTTTGCAAATATTAATttcctgaattttttttttttaatattgtagttaatttcaattattaaaaaattgaaattaatagtAAAAACTGTAAATGAAAGCCTCTTTGTCACATCCATTCTCCATCCCATTGTTGGAACAAAAATATCGCATGGATCGATCTGGAAATACTCAGTACCTGAATCCATTTGTCCTTAGAATTTGTGTTTCCTTTCCCTCCTTCCGAACAAGCAAACAGAGGATTAATGATTGAGAATGTAAAGGATTGAATAAAAGCTTTTAAACAACATTATGGAATAAGATTTCCCACAAATGAGGGCCAcaaaacatattatattctACCAACTTTGTATTCAACAAGAAAAACAGACTCCGATGAGGGGCCCATAATGATATCCTGATAAAAACAAACAGTTTCTTTTAACAAAAGATATTTCTAACTCAACTTTGCGTAATGTTTATATATGACTCCAGAATTTCATCAAACTTTGCAAAGATGTTAGGAACTTAAGAGCTCAGTTTGAAGGCAGGTAAGCAATTGCCAGAAGAAAGGGAGCTTCGGTTGGACTAAAGCAGACAACAAAGCCTTCCCTCTAGTCATGAAGAAGAGATCTTAATTTACCAGTATCATAACAGATACTTGAGTTTCTTGATATGTCTATGAGGGCCATCAAAGTAGGAAACTAAAAACGAGAATAAATGTCTTACAATCATGTCAGCATGAAGCTGGCCCACGTCAAAAGCTtacaaataaagaaatttaGTGAATGGGAAAGTAGGTCATAGGCACAATAGTCTGTAGACATCAAAACAGCCTCTGATtcagaataataattaattatagttGAGAGTCAaggaaaaattacttataaaaaaggtatggaaaaataaaatgattaggAATATTAAGATTTGCATGCAGTACATAAGCTGACCTGTCATAAGTGCAATATCTTGCAACAGAactttctttccttctccaaGTCCTGGACATTTGACCACAGCAACATTTAGTAAACCTTGCATTTTGTTCACCACCAGTGTTTCCAGTACTTGCCCGGAGATATCCTCTGCAATGATTAGCAGTGGAACACTAAGCTGGGTAGTCTTTTCCAATAAAGGA
This window harbors:
- the LOC121266483 gene encoding chaperonin 60 subunit alpha 2, chloroplastic isoform X1, coding for MFVSSSSASQMFVSPSLLPQKPLFSNFCRSQRVSGLWRYPLTARNSVVRAGPKRVSFGRECREALQAGIDKLADAVSLTLGPRGRNVVLSESGTLRIINDGVTIARSIELSDAVENAGATLIQEVASKTNDLAGDGTTTAIVLARAMIKSGLLAVAFGANPISLKKGMEKTVKELVEVLKKKSVPVKGRDDIKAVASISAGNDEFLGNLIAEAIEKIGPDGVISIESSSSSETSVIIEEGMKIDKGYMSPHFITDHNKSVVEFDSAKVLVTDQKISTVKEIVPLLEKTTQLSVPLLIIAEDISGQVLETLVVNKMQGLLNVAVVKCPGLGEGKKVLLQDIALMTGADFLSGDLGLTLEGATSDQLGIARKVIITSNSTTIVADPTTKAEIEARILQIKKDLAETDNAYLSRKLSERIAKLSGGVAVIKVGAHTEVELEDRKLRVEDAKNATFAAMDEGLVPGGGATYVHLSELIPIIKNSMEDPDEQIGAEIVAKALVEPAKLIATNAGVDGDIVVEKTRISDWKTGYNAMTGRYEDLLSAGVADPCRVSRCALQNAVSVAGVVLSTQAVLVEKTKKPKPPIPLVPGITP
- the LOC121266483 gene encoding chaperonin 60 subunit alpha 2, chloroplastic isoform X2 — encoded protein: MVASKTNDLAGDGTTTAIVLARAMIKSGLLAVAFGANPISLKKGMEKTVKELVEVLKKKSVPVKGRDDIKAVASISAGNDEFLGNLIAEAIEKIGPDGVISIESSSSSETSVIIEEGMKIDKGYMSPHFITDHNKSVVEFDSAKVLVTDQKISTVKEIVPLLEKTTQLSVPLLIIAEDISGQVLETLVVNKMQGLLNVAVVKCPGLGEGKKVLLQDIALMTGADFLSGDLGLTLEGATSDQLGIARKVIITSNSTTIVADPTTKAEIEARILQIKKDLAETDNAYLSRKLSERIAKLSGGVAVIKVGAHTEVELEDRKLRVEDAKNATFAAMDEGLVPGGGATYVHLSELIPIIKNSMEDPDEQIGAEIVAKALVEPAKLIATNAGVDGDIVVEKTRISDWKTGYNAMTGRYEDLLSAGVADPCRVSRCALQNAVSVAGVVLSTQAVLVEKTKKPKPPIPLVPGITP